The following proteins are encoded in a genomic region of Streptomyces sp. SLBN-31:
- the ispG gene encoding flavodoxin-dependent (E)-4-hydroxy-3-methylbut-2-enyl-diphosphate synthase, giving the protein MTAISLGMPSVPTRVAERRKSRQIQVGSVAVGGDAPVSVQSMTTTRTSDIGATLQQIAELTASGCQIVRVACPTQDDADALATIAKKSQIPVIADIHFQPKYVFAAIEAGCAAVRVNPGNIKQFDDKVKEIAKAAKDHGTPIRIGVNAGSLDRRLLQKYGKATPEALVESALWEASLFEEHDFRDIKISVKHNDPVVMIEAYKQLAAQCDYPLHLGVTEAGPAFQGTIKSAVAFGALLSQGIGDTIRVSLSAPPVEEVKVGNQILESLNLKQRGLEIVSCPSCGRAQVDVYKLAEEVTAGLTGMEVPLRVAVMGCVVNGPGEAREADLGVASGNGKGQIFVKGEVIKTVPESKIVETLIEEAMKLAEQMEADGTASGEPSVSVAG; this is encoded by the coding sequence ATGACTGCGATTTCTCTCGGCATGCCGTCCGTTCCGACCAGGGTTGCCGAGCGGCGGAAGAGCCGGCAGATCCAGGTCGGCTCCGTGGCGGTCGGCGGGGACGCGCCGGTTTCGGTGCAGTCGATGACCACGACGCGTACGTCCGACATCGGCGCGACCCTGCAGCAGATCGCCGAACTGACCGCGTCCGGCTGCCAGATCGTGCGCGTGGCGTGCCCCACGCAGGACGACGCGGACGCCCTCGCCACCATCGCCAAGAAGTCGCAGATCCCCGTCATCGCCGACATCCACTTCCAGCCGAAGTACGTCTTCGCGGCCATCGAGGCCGGCTGCGCCGCGGTCCGGGTGAACCCCGGCAACATCAAGCAGTTCGACGACAAGGTCAAGGAGATCGCCAAGGCCGCCAAGGACCACGGCACCCCGATCCGCATCGGCGTCAACGCCGGCTCCCTCGACCGGCGACTGCTGCAGAAGTACGGCAAGGCGACGCCGGAGGCGCTGGTCGAGTCCGCGCTGTGGGAGGCGTCCCTCTTCGAGGAGCACGATTTCCGGGACATCAAGATCTCGGTCAAGCACAACGACCCGGTCGTGATGATCGAGGCGTACAAGCAGCTCGCCGCCCAGTGCGACTACCCGCTGCACCTCGGCGTCACCGAGGCGGGCCCGGCCTTCCAGGGCACCATCAAGTCCGCGGTGGCCTTCGGCGCCCTCCTCAGCCAGGGCATCGGCGACACGATCCGCGTCTCGCTGTCCGCGCCGCCGGTCGAGGAGGTCAAGGTCGGCAACCAGATCCTGGAGTCGCTGAACCTCAAGCAGCGCGGCCTGGAGATCGTCTCCTGCCCGTCCTGCGGCCGCGCCCAGGTCGACGTCTACAAGCTGGCCGAAGAGGTCACCGCCGGCCTCACCGGCATGGAGGTCCCGCTGCGCGTCGCCGTCATGGGCTGCGTCGTCAACGGCCCCGGAGAGGCCCGCGAGGCCGACCTCGGCGTCGCCTCCGGCAACGGCAAGGGCCAGATCTTCGTCAAGGGCGAGGTCATCAAGACCGTCCCCGAGTCGAAGATCGTGGAGACCCTCATCGAGGAGGCCATGAAGCTCGCGGAGCAGATGGAGGCGGACGGCACGGCCTCGGGCGAGCCGTCTGTGTCGGTGGCGGGCTGA
- a CDS encoding GNAT family N-acetyltransferase — translation MLTQTTSRVLEPSDLDAALAVLDREPVTNAFVTSRVQVAGLDPWRLGGEMWGFYEEGMLTSLCYAGANLVPICATPRAVRAFADRARRAGRRCSSIVGPADATTQLWRLLEPSWGPAREVRSHQPLMVTDRMPDDIAPDPYVRRIRKDEMETIMPACVAMFTEEVGVSPLAGDGGLLYQARVAELVGSGRSFARLDEHGKVVFKAEIGAATPQACQIQGVWVAPEYRGRGIAAPGMAAVLRYALADVAPVVSLYVNDFNTPARRTYRRVGFQEVGAFMSILF, via the coding sequence GTGTTGACGCAGACCACCTCACGGGTGCTCGAACCGAGCGACCTGGACGCCGCGCTCGCCGTCCTCGACCGCGAGCCGGTCACGAACGCCTTCGTGACCTCCCGCGTCCAGGTGGCGGGCCTCGACCCGTGGCGGCTCGGCGGCGAGATGTGGGGCTTCTACGAGGAGGGCATGCTGACGTCCCTCTGCTACGCCGGAGCCAACCTGGTCCCCATCTGCGCGACCCCGCGGGCCGTACGCGCCTTCGCCGACCGGGCCCGGCGCGCGGGCCGCCGCTGCTCCTCCATCGTCGGCCCCGCCGACGCCACCACCCAGCTCTGGCGCCTGCTGGAACCCAGTTGGGGCCCGGCCCGCGAGGTCCGCTCCCACCAGCCGCTCATGGTCACCGACCGCATGCCCGACGACATCGCCCCGGACCCGTACGTGCGTCGCATCCGCAAGGACGAGATGGAGACGATCATGCCGGCGTGCGTGGCGATGTTCACCGAGGAGGTCGGCGTCTCCCCGCTGGCCGGCGACGGCGGCCTGCTCTACCAGGCCCGGGTCGCCGAACTCGTCGGCTCCGGCCGCTCCTTCGCCCGCCTCGACGAACACGGCAAGGTCGTCTTCAAGGCGGAGATCGGGGCGGCGACGCCCCAGGCCTGCCAGATCCAGGGCGTGTGGGTGGCCCCCGAGTACCGGGGGAGGGGCATCGCCGCACCGGGCATGGCGGCGGTCCTGCGCTACGCGCTGGCGGACGTGGCACCGGTGGTCAGCCTGTACGTGAACGACTTCAACACACCGGCCAGGAGGACCTACCGGAGGGTGGGCTTCCAGGAGGTCGGCGCCTTCATGAGCATTCTCTTCTGA